In Candidatus Avedoeria danica, the following are encoded in one genomic region:
- a CDS encoding DUF262 domain-containing protein, with protein MAASTCPGTNGRSTEPLLASLHNPSDERKSVEGYPRYFLGSIVVCNRNGNRYIIDGQQRLTTLTLLLIYLHVMQEDKPDIVDVTPMIFSKKFGHKSFNLEIPERTVIFNSLFNAESIDGSDRGLSAQNILDRYQDIVELF; from the coding sequence GTGGCAGCGTCGACATGTCCAGGAACCAATGGAAGATCTACAGAACCACTTTTGGCGTCACTACACAATCCGTCAGACGAGCGCAAGTCGGTTGAAGGCTATCCGCGTTACTTTTTGGGTTCCATCGTGGTCTGCAATCGCAACGGCAATCGCTACATCATCGATGGACAGCAGAGACTAACAACTCTAACGCTGCTGTTGATCTATCTCCATGTAATGCAGGAAGACAAGCCTGATATCGTTGACGTCACCCCTATGATCTTTAGCAAGAAGTTTGGTCACAAGTCATTCAATCTGGAGATTCCGGAGCGTACTGTTATCTTCAATTCGTTGTTCAATGCCGAGTCAATCGACGGCTCTGATCGAGGACTTTCCGCACAGAACATTCTTGATCGCTATCAGGACATCGTCGAGTTATTCTGA
- a CDS encoding HNH endonuclease, which translates to MVCETSTFINKTSNEYITFLRASRMPSRFGVVARAASTSIVPQRRERDLSTHEDEFESEADFNLYRNRIGGLVLLPRGTNQSYSDQPYSVKLKHYIKNNLLVQSLHPDAYVRNPNFVNVVERRKLPFQSHSDFRRSDLDQRQGLYQRLCEQVWSVERLRHELDM; encoded by the coding sequence ATGGTATGCGAGACTTCTACCTTCATCAACAAAACAAGCAACGAGTACATCACATTCTTGCGCGCCTCACGGATGCCGTCGAGGTTTGGAGTGGTGGCGAGAGCAGCTTCGACAAGTATAGTTCCACAAAGGCGCGAACGCGATTTAAGCACACATGAGGATGAGTTTGAGAGCGAGGCGGACTTCAACTTGTATCGAAATCGTATTGGAGGATTGGTGTTGCTTCCTCGAGGTACGAATCAAAGCTATAGTGACCAGCCTTATAGCGTGAAACTCAAGCACTACATCAAGAACAATCTGTTGGTGCAGTCCCTGCACCCAGATGCATATGTTCGCAACCCGAACTTTGTGAATGTGGTAGAGCGGCGCAAGCTACCCTTCCAATCACATAGCGATTTCCGGAGATCAGACCTCGATCAGCGTCAGGGATTGTATCAGCGTCTCTGCGAACAGGTATGGTCAGTCGAACGGTTGCGCCACGAATTGGACATGTAA